The Opisthocomus hoazin isolate bOpiHoa1 chromosome W, bOpiHoa1.hap1, whole genome shotgun sequence genome includes a region encoding these proteins:
- the LOC142365499 gene encoding adenosine 5'-monophosphoramidase HINT2-like, which produces MPFFKKDSGRSTTRRRSLRGLGQRLLPPPPGRIPPRPESTQTPRAPASTRSTRAAPPGGRGQAKTTDETANRDAGSAGGDLAAQWAPRRAWPSGGSAGATRGVVVADEIIGAPPLSSGRRFSANVICEDEECLVFCDLSPQAPMLFLDMPKEPIIRLSEAEGSGESLLGHLMSAGKKRAAHLGLTDGFRMVVDEGPEGGQPVCHVHLHILGGRQLGWPPG; this is translated from the exons atgccctttttcaagaaagactcg ggtcgcagcactacacggcgcagatccctccgcggactcggccaacgtcttctccctccgcccccgggtcggatccctccgcgccccgagagcacgcaaactccccgagccccggcaagcaccaggtcgacgagggcggccccgccaggggggcggggacaagcgaaaacgacagacgagacagccaatcgagacgcgggatcggccggcggcgatctggcggcccaatgggcgccgcggagggcctggccgagtggaggaagcgcgggggcgacaaggggcgttgtcgtggctgacgagattattggggcgccgccactgtcttcgggaaggcgcttctccgccaacgtcatctgcgaggacgaggag tgccttgtgttctgcgatctttcaccccaagctccgatgcttttcctagacatgcctaaggagccaattatcaggttatctgaagcagaaggttctggtgaatct cttcttgggcatttaatgtccgctgggaagaagcgtgctgctcacctgggcctgaccgatggattccggatggttgtggatgaagggcccgagggtgggcagcctgtctgtcacgtacatctacatattctgggtggccgtcagttgggctggccgcctggctaa
- the LOC142365572 gene encoding adenosine 5'-monophosphoramidase HINT1-like: MLASFTDAGAPRCARNSSELLGLCGRKKAALTYTMCLVFCDLSPQAPMLFLDMPKEPIIRLSEAEGSGESLLGHLMSAGKKRAAHLGLTDGFRMVVDEGPEGGQPVCHVHLHILGGRQLGWPPG; this comes from the exons atgcttgcgagtttcacggatgctggtgcaccacgatgtgctaggaactcgagtgagctgctcggactgtgtgggaggaaaaaagcagcccttacctacacgatg tgccttgtgttctgcgatctttcaccccaagctccgatgcttttcctagacatgcctaaggagccaattatcaggttatctgaagcagaaggttctggtgaatct cttcttgggcatttaatgtccgctgggaagaagcgtgctgctcacctgggcctgaccgatggattccggatggttgtggatgaagggcccgagggtgggcagcctgtctgtcacgtacatctacatattctgggtggccgtcagttgggctggccgcctggctaa